A segment of the Candidatus Eremiobacterota bacterium genome:
GCACACCAGCGCCACGATGAGCAGCCCATGGATATCTGCATACCTTTTTTTCATGGAAAAACCTCCTTAGTGATGGAAATGATCAGACCTGAGTCAGGAAAGGCAATGAATGATAAAGATAATGCATCCCCCCATTTCACAGAGCGTGACTTCTCACTCAGCAGAGATATTTGTCTTGCGGCTTGTTCAGGTATAGTGGTGTGTCGTGCGTGGTGCGGATCAAGCGGTGGTGAGTGCAGTGAAATTCCTTATATTTGCGCTTCCGCGAATTTTTCCTGCAAAGAAAAAAAATTCAGATTCCACGCTGAGGATCCCGGAGGGCTCCCCCCCGGAGAAAAAGCTCTGTGGTGCGGCGCGAGGCCAGGGGACATTCTCCCGGCACACAAGGGATTTTCTGTGCAAAGAGACACCTGTAGGGAAAATCCCAAAACTGTTTGCTGGAAGAGGAGAATGATCCCCTGTCCTCAGAGCGCCAGTTCCTTCAGCTTTCAATCCACGCCCCTGCGCGAGGGGCGACAACGGACATTCACCGTGCCCCGTGACTTGTCAGCAGGCTCTCCATATCCTTATTGCCGAACTTTCTGGCCCATCTCAGCGGGGTATAACCGGTTTGATCCTTCACATTGATATCTGCGCCCTTTGAGAGGAGAAATTCCACTATCTCCTTGTGGGCTTTCAGGGAAGCGCGGAAAACAGGGGTCTGGAGCCTGTTATCCCCTGCATTTACATCGGCTCCCTTATCCACGAGAATCTTCACGGCCTTCAGGCTGTTATTCGCGCCCGCAAGGTGCAAGGGGGTGCTCCCTTGGCCGTCTTTTGCAGTGACTGCAGAGCCTTTTAAAATCAGGTATTCCACAACCTCTTCGTGGCCGCCGGCAGCGGCCCAATGGAGAGGAGTTCTCCCCCAGCTGTCTTTTTTGTTGCTGCTTGAGGGATCCTTTTCGATATAATGTCTGATTTTATCGATATCTCCAGCTTTTGCCGCATCGAAGACATCCTTTATCTGAGCTCCTCTGGTGCACAGGAATACTGCAATTTCATTGCAGCCTGTGTTCGTTGCCATGGTGAGAGGTGTGGTGCCTTTAACGTCCTCGGCGTTCACATCAGCCCCCAGTGAGACGAGGAGCTTGCACATTTCAAATTTATTTCCGTAAATGGCTCTGTGAAGCGCAGTAAATCCATTGACTGCCTTTCCGTTCACGTCACCGCCTTTTTCTATGATAAGCTTCACGGCATCCACCTTACCATTACACACCGCATGGTCGAGAGGGGCAAAATTCTGAGAATCTCTCGCGTTGACCAGGGCCGGTTTTTTTTTGAGCAGGTCCGCAATTTTGCTCAGGTCGCCCTGTCGGGCGGCAGTGCAGAGCGGCCATACTTCCTGTGCGGTTTTCTCTTTTTTCTTATCTTCCTTGAACCTGGCAAGCCTGTCTTTATCTTCTGAGGAGATTGAGGGCTGATCGGGGCCGGCCTGGCAGCCTTGTATATAAGCGAATCTGTGATTTAATCCCGAGCAGCAGAGCATGTAGGACCCGGCTCCTTTATTGAGAGCAGAGCCAGCCACATATCCCCGTGAATAAGTATCAACTCCCTTTCCCTTCAACCTGCCGAATCGGAGAGGACCTATGCAGAATGCGTGCAGGGTATTCCCGTTACAAAGGGGAATGGATTTCAGGTAAGCAGGCGTCAATTCTGCCAGTGACAGAGGATAACTTCCCTCGTGGTCCTGCGCATATGACTCCAGGGCAGAAGCGATCTCCATGATATTGCGGCTGCAGTGAGAGTAAGAGCCGTGACTCACATTGGCTATCCAGCCCTGATGGAGCACAATGATAATTAAGAGAAAAAACAGTATCACGCCTGTTACGATTATTGCCATAACGACTTTCGCTGCATTCATCGTGTGACCCACCTCCATTATCTCTTTCTGCCTGGAATTAATCGCCCTGAAACTCTGCCTCTCATGCTCTATTCCCATTTTATGGAAAATCAGGCAGTGCGTTCAAGAATAATCTTTTTGCACTGCAAATGCGCAAGAAAGGCTTGTTTTCACATATTCTTCAGCCACTTGAAGAGACCTTCCAGTGGAATCCGGGGGAGCCTTTGGAATTCATGGCAAGAGCATCGTGCGCCTCTATGAGTGCGCCGAGCGCGCCGTAAAGGAAGAGGTTGTCTCTCACGCTGTACAGCGCAGGCGAGAGGAAAGGGACGGCCGGAACAAGGAGGTTATTCTTTTCCCCGGGAGCTCTCTTCATCATGACCATTATATTCCTGTCGGCTCTCATATGAAATCCTGAAGTGC
Coding sequences within it:
- a CDS encoding ankyrin repeat domain-containing protein is translated as MNAAKVVMAIIVTGVILFFLLIIIVLHQGWIANVSHGSYSHCSRNIMEIASALESYAQDHEGSYPLSLAELTPAYLKSIPLCNGNTLHAFCIGPLRFGRLKGKGVDTYSRGYVAGSALNKGAGSYMLCCSGLNHRFAYIQGCQAGPDQPSISSEDKDRLARFKEDKKKEKTAQEVWPLCTAARQGDLSKIADLLKKKPALVNARDSQNFAPLDHAVCNGKVDAVKLIIEKGGDVNGKAVNGFTALHRAIYGNKFEMCKLLVSLGADVNAEDVKGTTPLTMATNTGCNEIAVFLCTRGAQIKDVFDAAKAGDIDKIRHYIEKDPSSSNKKDSWGRTPLHWAAAGGHEEVVEYLILKGSAVTAKDGQGSTPLHLAGANNSLKAVKILVDKGADVNAGDNRLQTPVFRASLKAHKEIVEFLLSKGADINVKDQTGYTPLRWARKFGNKDMESLLTSHGAR